From Amaranthus tricolor cultivar Red isolate AtriRed21 chromosome 4, ASM2621246v1, whole genome shotgun sequence:
ttcgAGGGTTTAATTTGTTGTATGTGTTAAATATAATAAGTAGAGTTAGTAAGCTTCGGTAATTTTTGTTGTGCTGCTGTGCAGTATATATATTAACTCtcctctatatttttttttatcaagcttTCAATCATTCTTTTATTCTTCTCTACATGGTATCAGTTTTTTCGTTCCATTCTTTCCGCTTCCAATGGCAAACTCTTCGTCTACTACCATTCCCAACCCACTTGATTCCACTTCTCCTCTTGTTGCTATCTCTGTCTCCAATGTCCTCAAACTTCACTCCAAGTATTATTTAAATTGGAAACTTCAAATTACTGCAATTCTAAATGGTTATGATTTTAATGTGGTATGTTAATGGCACTTTCTTCCCACCCCTGACATAACAGTATAGAGGATTATTACATTTGACTTTCTACATATTCTAATTTAATTCTACTTAGTTATTCAATGTATGTGtcctatttgatttttgatagtgttatttattaatcaatttaaagttctattatatattttatttataagatgTTATATAATTATATCGGGTGTTGTATGATTcgtcttaaaaaaaatattaatgttaatttaatagaacttttaattatatttgattaaaaatatttataatagaaATAGTACATTGACAAATTAGTTCAAAAAAATGAGACATAGGCCGAATAAAAGGAAATTTAggaatttattataaaattacccGTTATTTAATATCACTTCTCTTGGGACGCAGATCTAAATAATTTCCTTAACTAAGGAaaaatttgtcaaatattatgacattaacaaaacaaattcaataatGTAAACGCAATTATACATAgctaattttcttaatattttccATATAGAGAtccaatataatttatatcatATATCAATATGACATGTATAAGGttttaaaactataatataaactaaatttttaatttgtgaaagcaagttttggaaaattttttgaaattacaaAACTCTCCTAATCTGTATgagttgattttgtatgtatttAGTACGCACTAAAATAGTAGgagtattaaattataaaaaagtattactattaCAACATatcactatttgatataaaaacatattactattaatttaattttaaatgtattACTATTAGAAATAAAGTGCACATGAAAGGAGATTTTATAAATtccaaatatttattatttttttaaatttaattaaaattcctGAAAACATCAAAgttcaaaaaagtaaattatctCTATTGAACTGGTCTATTACATTTATTATACTAATATAAttactcataattttaaaatgattaacaATAAAATAGATTAACATTCCATCATTATACGCAATGATGAGCCAACGTATGTGATTATCAACATATGTGCTTATTAATTACTTCGCTCTATTACAAAGAAGGGATCCTCTATGTTTAAGTtgtgaaaattttgaaattgtatctcaagaaaattttaataattaattaatatagtaACGAAATGTAGTGTGAGTTGACCCACTCTGAACAAGGATGGTTCATATCTTTAAATTTCAACTAAGAAAAATTTAACACTTTCCCATTATTATGACATTGTTGATTTAACTGATACTATTATGCTCCAAATACTATTCATAAAGTATAATGAGTCCTATTTATCAGGAACAAAATAAAGTAAGAGTaccattcatttttatattaattttaattaagattCATCTGTTtaaacttcaacataataataattactcctACAATACACTATTGAAAGATGACCGAGTTACAAGTTTCTCTTGTGAGTGCAATTTgcaagaatttttatttttttttctctccctTTAGACTTTGCTATATTTTTACTAAAGttaatagttttttaatttaatttttatccatacaatttatcttattttctcgTTTAATTTATTCACCCAATTTATTTGTCcatttcattttcttaaaaGACATGTAAAGGTGAGCTTTTCTAATTTCTTGAAGACAGTAGAAGGAGTAGTAGACTATTGTTACTATTACAaccaaataatatttttctcttattaattataattaaatatcttatttaatactccctcctattcagctgaactgtcccatttgacttttcacatttgccgaggcaacattttaactcttaatatctcaaattatgcttaattaaaaattataaaaagttgatattaataatccttgtattgagacgaatcaaacaagatcccatatgactatgttttaacttatagattaagagtaaaatacaaattaagagtgataagtgaatagtgccaaaaaaaaatgggacgattcagctgaataggaggtagtaatacactgattttatgaaaaaaatgtgAGTGCGGTCATGTGTGACCACTTGAGAGAAGTAAGTatggaataaaataaaaagaaaaagtgatAGAGTATTGTGCTAGTGTTTGAATCTCATTAGGGTGTAACTTAAGGAAAAAagttatcaaataaaaaatggaGATATTTAATGTGAATACATGTCAAAAGAGAACATGAGATATATGATTAGAGTACAAAGAAGCTAAGTAGTAAATAAGATCAACCAAATTTAATTGAATGGTAAAGAAGAACTTTTTTATTGGGGAGAATATCGACAAtcaaaggaaagaaaaattaattttttataaatattgagGACTTATCATTAGAGATGTTCATTCGGATAATCGgttaattttaacttatatttgagattgattaaaaattgagtgttttgtcaacactaattttttatttgaaattattattaaagtctGATTAAAGTCAAATTTAATTACAATATAGAATAAATGTCAAATCATTAAATTTGTTTACATCTACCTAACACAACGGCAAAAGAGACTCCTGCATAATTTTAATCTCATAGAAAAGTTCGTCTTAAATACTCTTGGTAAAGAAGAAGCtcaattgccaaaaaaaataaaaaaaataaaaaaatgaaaaaataaaaaaaccattaGAATGTTATAATAACTTATAAGACATTAATTCTTCAAGTCAAtttaacatataataaaaattatattctttaatcaaagaaaatacTCTCATTTCATATATTACATCTCCTTTTTACAAGTTGTCAATACATTAATTCAATACTTAATGGTATTAATAATGCatactaaaaaattataaactagatattaataaactttatatttagacaaatcaaataaaatttcatttaattaagaattaagaataaaatattaattaagagtgagtaatgaataataacCAAAAATAGATAAAAGCATTTGAAAAAACCATAGGAGTAACAaaattttgaaagaaattaaaagaaataccTGAAGTCTACTATGAGAAACCGAGTCATGGTCGTCAACGGTAAAAATCATGGTATTTTCCGGCGATGTCGTAAAAGATGTCTGTCTGAttcctttaaaattatttttcataccCATCAATTCCTCACACTTGTCTTCAGCGTGCTTCCTTTTCCGTGTAGTTTCCGACACACTCGCACTCACGCTCCAATCAGAACCCATGGGTACACGCGCCGCCGTACTACATGATCCTTCATGTGTCGAACACCCAACAACATTATTCGTTGGAACAAGCGCGTCAAAAGCCGGTGGAACCGGACTACTACGTGTGGAACCATACCATGGGACtcgatcatcatcatcatcatctttttcACACACGCCTTTATGTGGTTGTTGAGACGTTGGTTTGTTGTGGGGGTAAACTTGGTTCACAATAGACTCGAGGGTATCGTTAGTGCGTGTAGTTGGTTTGTCAGCCCATGCTACAGCGTCGGCTAAATTGGATTTGCTTGGTACACGCGCTATTCCTAACCCATGCATCGTTAATTGTCCGTTTTCCCATGTTAATTCTGCCATTTCGTAATCTAACCTGTTTAATCACTCATTCAATTATTCACTTAAACTCATcaatatctcaaaaaaaaaaaaaaaatcgctaaaaaaacattattattgatttataaatttgttaaaaataaccTGAAATCTAAtcttaactttttttataaatccAATGGTGTTCTTTTTAATAACATTAAGAAGTACAAAATCATTATAAATGGTCAAAATTGTACACTAAATTcctttttttacactttatttaatatattcatCTACAATTTGGatctaaaaatatataattaaactaaacaaaaatcaatagaaatttaatatttgatcaGTTGGTCAAGTTAGATTGATACCCAGAAATACCTATGGACAAAAATAGACATAATTAATAACTTTTACATTAACATGGGGATAATTGTAATGAAGGGTAGATAAGATTTTAAAGGAGTTAATAACACAAAATTAGAGCGATAAATAGAAAGAACTGTTTGTTTTTTTAACACTACtttaattactattaatttgtttttttattcttaattataacttcaaatataaaaagtgaaatcttattttattcaagtcaattcaaacattattaattaatattaattttaaaaaatatgttaaaattgtACGCCAAACTAAATGGAATACAAGGAGTAATTGGTTAGAGAAAGACATACATGGAGATATCAGGAGCAGCAGCAAAAGAAGGATAATGAGAAAGAGCAGCCAATACTCGTGGTTCctgttgttgtgattgtggcGGCGACATCGACGGCGCTTTAGGAACATGGCCAACATCCTCTAAGTTATTCCAAGTAGGAACACAATGATGTTGCTGGTTCATCACTATATACTTCGCTCTGAACGATAACAAGTACTAATCAAAGTTTGGACTTAATTAGTACATTCTACAAAAACTtgtgtgtattatatatatatatatatatatatatatatatatatatatatatatatatatatatatatatatatatatatatatatatatatatatatatatatatatatatatatatatatatatatatatatatatatatatatatatatatatatatatatatatatatatatatatatatatatatatatatatatatccataaaaagttattactttttatataaaaatgtgttacttttccTGAAAAACGTGTTAAtttgcatttattttttttttctgacagttacatttttttggtaaaaagtaccagatttttttaaaaacaaaagtagcACGGTTTTTGTGCAAACGTATCaccttttctgtaaaaaggtaacacatttttttattctcacggttcgcatatAACCGTGGTTTACTCCTGAActcgactatatatatatatatatatatatatatatatattatatatatatatatatatatatatatatatatatatatatatatatatatatatatatatatatatatatatatatatatatatatatatatatatatatacatatatatatatatatacatatatatatatatatacatatatatatatatatatatatatatatacatatatatatacatatatatatatatatatatatatatacatatatatatatatgaaataaaatttttattttcactagtGTGAAACATTACAAGCGTGGGAAATGTCAGTCCACGACATTGTATTTATTAGAGCTATTTATTGGCAAACTATCCTCTGACTCAATCCATTTGGCTAGAAAAATGGGCGGACTAATTGAAtaatagttttaaaattttttaatcgtTGAGCTAGAGCTATTTAAACgtgacccgactcgaaaatTCGAATCGAAATCGTAAGTAAACAGACATGAAAATTTGTCCTTTTTCAGGTTTATCGAATCGATATTACTAGAACCGAAGTTATACCCGAACCAGTTTACAACCGAAAATGGAAAAACTGAACTCGGGATGCGaccgatttttgtaaccgacatACAACCGTTAACCGAGTTTACCAGAACCTAATAGTAACCGatccgagtcatatccgacccgaatcatgcttgAAACTGAACTCGATCttgctaaaaccgacttaacccgaacaaaTTTTGAATCGAACTATTGTAAACCTGaaacaatttttaacatagaagtatgatcgacttattcaatcatcttattagttaatctaataaagtaatttatattttaataaattaaatggtgaatgtttatttaactacttttaatcaaattacatgaaaaatgatagaactataattttaatttattgtcaaacaagtaaaagtaacaatgtaataatcactaaatgatttgtattttaactattttgctttaagtaaaaggaatcttatcatcaagtaaaaaaggattaacaacttaatttaatattgacTCGATCGACAGTAATTAGTAAATCGTAGCCAATTTCTACTTGAAAAGTACCCAAACCTGATCTGCACCtagtaaaaccgaaccaattattaaccgatgacaacccgagaccgattaaAACTCAACTTGAACTTGGACAGACACCAAGCCGATACTAACCCGATGGCtagaataaccgatcttcaaccaaaCCGTGACTAACCAACCCGACCTGAGTGTCACCCGTCGTAACACGtatccgaaaaataaccgatccgaaatacaatcggaccgaatgacacccatccgaaaccgacccgatcatcCAAATGATCACCTCTAATTTGAACGGATACTACCCGTCCGCTAAGTTAAACCGGCCGGTATACTACCCGAACAAAAATGATACCCTTGAGTAAACTTATCCGTACGCTTATTTTATAaacatataattattctaattttattttatgatattgaaaattttttctttattaactgatttttttttaaagtttttgtattttgtgttttttagaGGTAGTTTGTTGTAATTATGAGTTGTATAATAGTTAGTCTTGATTTTCAATAAATTGTATATTATACAAATACAAATTTGTGTCTATTTTTTTATGGTATATCAACTTAACTTTGGATAATGTATTGTATTATTTAAATTGTTGTTAAGAGACATTATATTGTTTTTGTAGTTTTTATAATGGTAATGCCTGTGACCAAACCAGATTTCTAAGTCGACCATAATGTCATTTTTTGGCATAAgttatttacttaattatataacaaaaaaattgttttttccCACTGGTCCCGTCCGCTAATAAAGAGGGCGGGTAACAGAAAAATAAAGTAAGGCCGCTAAAGCAGATgaacttttgaaattttaggTCTACAGGTAGGTTTCTAGGGGCAAGCCGGGTCCACTACCATCCTAAACTTGCCCATGAACACCTCTAAGAATAATCATGtattaagaccgtctcattgTGAGTCGGCTTAATATAGGCTGACCCAAttctaatttataaaataagctttATAAAAGCAGTTTATATAAATTATGCAGTTATTTGATGTTTATgtttaactaattttaattCTCTCTTCTATATAAAGGATTTGGACTACTTGTATGGACCCGTTTCATGATAAGACAGTCTCTACAACACTTGCTGCTAGATTATTAATATACTATTATTTAATGGGCTTCCTTCGTGAATAATATTGGACtacaattattctttttaattagTTTGTGATATTTGTAAACGTTTGTTTGACAAAAACAGCTACTCTCATGATATACCGTCCTTtaaagagacgacctcaaaataagaagctcaCATTTTTAtgttctctttaatttgtattaattaagctatttatttagcccatatatctaaATTTGTCTCTTAGAGAGGCCgtttctcacaacaatttgtgatatttaaattttaaattttcgtcaaataatttttaattttagagaCTATATAATATCATTCTCAGAAGCTATATTGGTATCTATATGATACTAGTACaaaaactcgtgcaatgcacgaatttCTTAGTATCAAAGTatgtaaaatttgatttttaaacaaTGATGTAAGTACATATTATCgttattaatttcaaatatttccATTAGCATTTAATAATGTAAAGtaacaatataataacaatttcATAATTGACAATATTAGATGTGAAGAatgatataaatatacatatataatttataaaaaataataatcaaatgaaacatttaatacgtttaattaaattaaacatatAGTGTCAAACCATgatgtaaaatttaaaaataaacatttagATGTTTTAAAACAcctttttgtatataatatttttggtgtaatgatatattttatcatctttaaaatttttaaacatgcGACGTAAAATTATCCATGATCAAAAATAGGTATAGGAATGAATAaaccaacaataataatgattgtctttgatttttatcaatcattattgcaaaataaaaattcacaAGATACTACTtttctaaaacaaaaaaaataaaaataaaaataaaataaaatttttgggCTTCCCCTTTACATTTAGATAAACAAACAATGTAAAAAAGATTACACTTTCAATTCATTACCTCCAAATAAAAATTCATTCGAAACTCAAATCATTTAAATATGTTTAGATTAATATACACTCATTTATGCCAATTGTTACACTCTATAACTCTGTCCATCAACAATATAAATTTATGTGTTTTCTAgccttttaaagctttttttgtatttactcgcttaaagtagttcaaacttggtttgtttggcatgaaacttggcacacaacactatttggcatatattattgtattgaaatagttagaattgaaaaaaatactcgtatgcttgaaattatgtgctcagttgcgtttttaaggttttttttaagcttttttggcacttacttgcttaaagtagttcaaactaggtttgtttggaatgaaacttggcacacaacactatttggcatatattattgtattgaaatggttggaattgaaaaataaacatgtgcttgaaattaggtTCTTATgtttttctaatatatttcaattCATTTTGATTCAGGTACTCATTTACAATGCACCTTTTTAGAGATAAAATTATTCCCGAGGTGGAGACTtctgataatgagcatcatagtgaTAAGGGTAAGGACTATGAAGCGGGATGGAGAAGGACATAAGTGATGATCATGACTCTAAAGAGAGGGGTGACATAGGGGATGATGACCCATTCACTAAATATGAGAAAATGACTGAAGAAGCCCCACAATATTCCTAGGAGATAGAAATAATACCAACATTTGTTCCCACAACCACTACGAGCAACATCTACCTGGCGTCTAAGAAGAGAAAAGGACGAGATACTATGAAAAGCCTCAAAGTCATAGAACCCATGCACTTGGAAtgcaatgcattgggtcaaccatTTGGAAAATGACGtatgcaatatggaaaacaaattGGTATATGTATTTGTAAGATTTTCATACTATACGCATAGAACGAGGTTCCAAaaggtttgaagaactctctataagatgatactgtggtaagcaactttactatttttattcatttaatttcattttaaagtttattcagttgacactaataaatataatttttcttttttgtagaatctttttcacattgaaaatgatgaagagaaaaagaatgtttCTATTTCGgttgttgctgaaagattcagagttTCAAATCCAACCTTGTAGCTGGCTGGATCACTAAGAAACGTTGCCGTAAGACTACGAAGGTCAAAATgagaaacgaaggtggagactCGTCAAGTGTTTCCCAAGTACCTGCGaagatgccctatgaaatatggggtcatatatcaaagaatgaatgggaagcatttgttgccaaaaaaaactACTCCCACCGATgttgtaagtattccattaTATTAGCTTTTGGTTtaattttacttcttttgattcaatcattaaactaatatatgatatttgatttctattgattaattaggaacaTTGTGGTAAAGCTtttgaatcagcaagcaaaaagaagttttaccatcgcttgggccccaAAACGTATGATGAGGCtagaaaagagtgggtggatgcagGTTTATATCCCAATCTGAGTCCCACggcctcatctacgactacctctgcatctgtgaatactcctgctggagatcaaGTGCGAGATTGGTACTGCAGACTTCATTCTCGAGATTCatatggtaaatttaccattactgaTTTGgtaacgaagaaggttgctgatgctgtggtgagttttgaaattattaattataggcttgatttgttttgtattttttggctttggtTTACTATAAACTAATTgttatgtcactttttatttgaacaagtgggctggaaggaaaaagaagcaacGAGGGAGTTCATCCctagaggcaatgttgatgcattgcatatggtcttggCGAAAGACCAGAAAGGGCGGGTAGTCAGAAAAAGAGGAGTTCGCTTGGCgttaaagaaggcattcggTAAAGTGTGTTTCTACTCAATCAAGCATGATGCCACCTGACGTAGCGACTCTCAAAAGGGAAATTCCGAAGGAGGTATTGGACAAAGTTGCAGCCCTTTTGCAAAAAATGGGAGCACCCCATGTGGATCCTTATCGAGTATCAACAAAGTCAACATGGAGATCATAAGTTTTCGGTCGAGcgaacacccgagcccattacttT
This genomic window contains:
- the LOC130810239 gene encoding transcription factor UNE10-like isoform X2 (The sequence of the model RefSeq protein was modified relative to this genomic sequence to represent the inferred CDS: added 135 bases not found in genome assembly) — translated: MNQQHHCVPTWNNLEDVGHVPKAPSMSPPQSQQQEPRVLAALSHYPSFAAAPDISMLDYEMAELTWENGQLTMHGLGIARVPSKSNLADAVAWADKPTTRTNDTLESIVNQVYPHNKPTSQQPHKGVCEKDDDDDDRVPWYGSTRSSPVPPAFDALVPTNNVVGCSTHEGSCSTAARVPMGSDWSVSASVSETTRKRKHAEDKCEELMGMKNNFKGIRQTSFTTSPENTMIFTVDDHDSVSHSRLQKRRDKINQRMKTLQKLVPNSNKIDKASMLDEVIEYLKQLQAQVQMLSRMSLPSMLMPLAIQHQLQTPMMAPINMGMGMGIGIGMGIGMDHMNMNMNLIGRPQVGGMPPHLLNYMNPSSYNMIASSDGNSGGSGEHFLLPQGTVLLTDPLSAYLACQSNPMTMDAYSKMATIYLQLQQATQQQQQQSQNPQQHGFSTANINLD
- the LOC130810239 gene encoding transcription factor UNE10-like isoform X1 (The sequence of the model RefSeq protein was modified relative to this genomic sequence to represent the inferred CDS: added 135 bases not found in genome assembly) codes for the protein MNQQHHCVPTWNNLEDVGHVPKAPSMSPPQSQQQEPRVLAALSHYPSFAAAPDISMLDYEMAELTWENGQLTMHGLGIARVPSKSNLADAVAWADKPTTRTNDTLESIVNQVYPHNKPTSQQPHKGVCEKDDDDDDRVPWYGSTRSSPVPPAFDALVPTNNVVGCSTHEGSCSTAARVPMGSDWSVSASVSETTRKRKHAEDKCEELMGMKNNFKGIRQTSFTTSPENTMIFTVDDHDSVSHSRLQRERGVEVTDEQKQDRAKSTVSTKRSRAAAVHNQSERKRRDKINQRMKTLQKLVPNSNKIDKASMLDEVIEYLKQLQAQVQMLSRMSLPSMLMPLAIQHQLQTPMMAPINMGMGMGIGIGMGIGMDHMNMNMNLIGRPQVGGMPPHLLNYMNPSSYNMIASSDGNSGGSGEHFLLPQGTVLLTDPLSAYLACQSNPMTMDAYSKMATIYLQLQQATQQQQQQSQNPQQHGFSTANINLD